Proteins co-encoded in one Malus sylvestris chromosome 9, drMalSylv7.2, whole genome shotgun sequence genomic window:
- the LOC126634322 gene encoding GBF-interacting protein 1-like isoform X1, with amino-acid sequence MSGGGLRVSIPNSVRKTIQDIKEITGNHSEEEIHAMLKECNMDPDETAQKLLFQDPFHEVKRKRDKRKENLNNKESAESRWRPGGQGRGSRGGRANFAPRHIPHDAGGGRNSGPATENGPSQGAEKGVSPSFPPSRETKNKERSVDGPTNVAFGSTSVVHPSHSSAGSGPEISLSLVGDNLGSSVPPVDAKKTPNIKYGNEDLHEQPALSSSSSSVLPTPASTLAACFSSSDPVPVPSNDSRLPGSVGTIKCEIGSHHPAASEVGSSPAQGKVASKTQGVGKSQHSELSHSSSASTHGGSGSRPPSNYSSRSQQLIGTQKAVGTNKEWKPKPINSAVVQGLGTAGAAPASEVSADSVEAPSQSQLVSRVLDSEEATSKLQRKLEEFHLPQRKVVILPNHIHVPESERTKLSFGSFGAMFGVSTGYVGSPESDKNSTPCSETSQVVEESVEEQSSSNQNALATADEGDYPDHPQSPPQVSENISTGEGEISSSAAPGHNESKHDTALPSGGHQFSVAHTSPNYSFGFVPPIIGSQLAPFENSESQSRDVSRLPGFVVQPPFDPASYYAQYYRSGADSDGRLSPFPSPGVSTKYNGNVAVLPQSSQSPQEGGVLSATGPTPLVTQAPGLVQSTQQPLPVFRPPAGMHISHYPPNYIPYSHYFSPFYVPPPAIHQYLGNGAFPQQPQAGGVYPASPAAAAAAGVKYSLPQYKTGTNSGNSAHMGMASGYGPSGSSLAGYNQSAPTTAGNSTSNEDLASSQFKENNVYITGQQSEGSSVWVAAPGRDISSLTSSFYNLPPQGQHMTFTPTQAGHGTFAGLYHPAQAVTAAAVHPLLQQSQTMAGAVDMVGPGGNVYQQPQHAQMNWPSNY; translated from the exons ATGAGTGGCGGTGGGCTTAGGGTTTCAATCCCCAACAGTGTGAGGAAGACGATCCAGGACATCAAGGAGATCACCGGCAATCACAGTGAGGAGGAAATCCACGCAATGCTCAAAGAATGCAACATGGATCCTGACGAGACCGCCCAGAAGCTTCTCTTTCAGG ATCCATTTCATGAGGTCAAAAGGAAACGTGACAAAAGAAAAGAG AATCTGAACAACAAAGAGTCTGCAGAGTCCCGGTGGAGACCTGGAGGGCAGGGACGGGGGAGTAGGGGTGGTCGGGCGAATTTTGCACCTCGTCATATACCACATG ATGCTGGTGGTGGCAGAAATTCTGGTCCTGCAACAGAGAATGGACCCAGTCAGGGTGCCGAGAAAGGTGTTTCTCCCTCTTTCCCACCCTCTCGTGagacaaaaaataaagagagaaGTGTCGATGGGCCTACCAATGTGGCTTTTGGAAGTACTAGTGTTGTGCATCCCTCCCATTCATCTGCTGGAAGTGGTCCTGAAATAAGTTTGTCACTGGTTGGGGATAATTTGGGAAGTTCGGTCCCCCCAGTGGATGCAAAAAAAACCCCCAACATTAAATACGGCAATGAGGACTTGCATGAGCAGCCTGCCCTAAGCTCCAGTAGCAGCTCAGTGTTGCCAACCCCAGCATCTACATTGGCAGCTTGTTTCTCCTCTTCAGATCCAGTACCCGTGCCATCTAATGATTCACGGCTCCCAGGTTCTGTGGGTACAATTAAATGTGAAATAGGGAGCCATCATCCTGCAG CTTCAGAGGTTGGTAGCTCTCCGGCACAAGGTAAAGTGGCAAGCAAGACACAGGGAGTTGGGAAAAGTCAGCATTCTGAACTTTCACACTCTTCATCTGCATCAACTCATGGTGGTTCAGGGAGTCGGCCCCCATCTAATTACAGTAGCCGGTCACAACAATTGATTGGCACTCAAAAAG CAGTTGGTACCAATAAAGAGTGGAAACCGAAACCAATCAATTCTGCTGTTGTTCAAGGTCTGGGAACGGCTGGTGCTGCTCCTGCATCTGAGGTTTCTGCCGATTCTGTAGAGGCCCCTTCTCAGTCACAGCTGGTTTCAAGAGTCCTTGATTCGGAAGAAGCAACTTCAAAACTgcagagaaagctagaggaatTCCACCTTCCTCAGCGCAAAGTAGTTATTCTTCCAAATCACATACATGTTCCAGAATCTGAAAGAACCAAGCTGAGTTTTGGAAGTTTTGGGGCCATGTTTGGTGTAAGTACTGGCTATGTGGGTTCCCCTGAGAGTGATAAGAACTCAACACCTTGCTCTGAGACTTCTCAGGTTGTTGAAGAATCTGTGGAGGAACAATCCTCAAG CAATCAAAATGCATTGGCAACTGCTGATGAAGGTGATTATCCTGATCATCCGCAATCACCTCCTCAAGTATCTGAAAATATATCAACTGGTGAGGGGGAAATATCATCCAGTGCGGCCCCAGGACACAATGAATCCAAGCATGACACTGCGTTGCCATCTGGAGGCCATCAGTTCTCGGTGGCTCATACTTCTCCGAACTACAGTTTTGGATTTGTGCCCCCAATTATAGGGAGTCAGCTTGCACCATTTGAAAACTCTGAGTCTCAATCACGTGATGTTTCCCGCCTTCCAGGCTTTGTT gtACAACCACCCTTTGACCCAGCAAGTTATTATGCCCAATATTACCGCTCAGGTGCTGATAGTGATGGCCGCCtttctccttttccttctcctGGGGTTTCCACCAAGTACAATGGGAATGTTGCAGTATTGCCTCAAAGTTCTCAGTCTCCCCAAGAG GGCGGGGTTCTATCTGCAACCGGCCCAACACCATTGGTGACACAGGCTCCTGGGCTTGTACAAAGCACTCAGCAGCCACTTCCTGTCTTTCGACCACCAGCTGGGATGCACATATCTCATTATCCTCCTAACTATATTCCCTACAGTCACTACTTTTCCCCATTCTATGTTCCACCTCCAGCCATCCACCAATATTTGGGCAATGGTGCATTTCCTCAGCAACCTCAAGCCGGTGGTGTGTATCCAGCTTctccagcagcagcagcagccgcAGGAGTTAAATACTCACTGCCACAATACAAAACAGGGACTAATTCAGGGAACTCAGCTCATATGGGAATGGCAAGTGGTTATGGGCCATCTGGTTCTTCCCTGGCTGGTTATAATCAGAGTGCTCCCACAACAGCAGGAAACTCTACTTCTAATGAGGATCTTGCCTCATCTCAGTTCAAGGAAAATAATGTATACATCACGGGACAGCAG AGTGAAGGATCTTCTGTGTGGGTTGCAGCACCTGGCCGAGACATATCCAGCTTAACAAGTTCGTTTTACAACCTTCCTCCTCAGGGTCAGCACATGACTTTCACCCCAACGCAGGCTGGCCATGGTACCTTTGCTGGTCTCTACCACCCTGCGCAAGCAGTAACAGCAGCAGCTGTTCATCCTCTTCTCCAGCAGTCCCAGACCATGGCCGGGGCTGTTGACATGGTGGGACCTGGGGGCAATGTTTATCAACAGCCTCAACATGCACAAATGAACTGGCCGAGTAACTACTGA
- the LOC126634322 gene encoding GBF-interacting protein 1-like isoform X2 — translation MSGGGLRVSIPNSVRKTIQDIKEITGNHSEEEIHAMLKECNMDPDETAQKLLFQDPFHEVKRKRDKRKENLNNKESAESRWRPGGQGRGSRGGRANFAPRHIPHDAGGGRNSGPATENGPSQGAEKGVSPSFPPSRETKNKERSVDGPTNVAFGSTSVVHPSHSSAGSGPEISLSLVGDNLGSSVPPVDAKKTPNIKYGNEDLHEQPALSSSSSSVLPTPASTLAACFSSSDPVPVPSNDSRLPGSVGTIKCEIGSHHPAASEVGSSPAQGKVASKTQGVGKSQHSELSHSSSASTHGGSGSRPPSNYSSRSQQLIGTQKVGTNKEWKPKPINSAVVQGLGTAGAAPASEVSADSVEAPSQSQLVSRVLDSEEATSKLQRKLEEFHLPQRKVVILPNHIHVPESERTKLSFGSFGAMFGVSTGYVGSPESDKNSTPCSETSQVVEESVEEQSSSNQNALATADEGDYPDHPQSPPQVSENISTGEGEISSSAAPGHNESKHDTALPSGGHQFSVAHTSPNYSFGFVPPIIGSQLAPFENSESQSRDVSRLPGFVVQPPFDPASYYAQYYRSGADSDGRLSPFPSPGVSTKYNGNVAVLPQSSQSPQEGGVLSATGPTPLVTQAPGLVQSTQQPLPVFRPPAGMHISHYPPNYIPYSHYFSPFYVPPPAIHQYLGNGAFPQQPQAGGVYPASPAAAAAAGVKYSLPQYKTGTNSGNSAHMGMASGYGPSGSSLAGYNQSAPTTAGNSTSNEDLASSQFKENNVYITGQQSEGSSVWVAAPGRDISSLTSSFYNLPPQGQHMTFTPTQAGHGTFAGLYHPAQAVTAAAVHPLLQQSQTMAGAVDMVGPGGNVYQQPQHAQMNWPSNY, via the exons ATGAGTGGCGGTGGGCTTAGGGTTTCAATCCCCAACAGTGTGAGGAAGACGATCCAGGACATCAAGGAGATCACCGGCAATCACAGTGAGGAGGAAATCCACGCAATGCTCAAAGAATGCAACATGGATCCTGACGAGACCGCCCAGAAGCTTCTCTTTCAGG ATCCATTTCATGAGGTCAAAAGGAAACGTGACAAAAGAAAAGAG AATCTGAACAACAAAGAGTCTGCAGAGTCCCGGTGGAGACCTGGAGGGCAGGGACGGGGGAGTAGGGGTGGTCGGGCGAATTTTGCACCTCGTCATATACCACATG ATGCTGGTGGTGGCAGAAATTCTGGTCCTGCAACAGAGAATGGACCCAGTCAGGGTGCCGAGAAAGGTGTTTCTCCCTCTTTCCCACCCTCTCGTGagacaaaaaataaagagagaaGTGTCGATGGGCCTACCAATGTGGCTTTTGGAAGTACTAGTGTTGTGCATCCCTCCCATTCATCTGCTGGAAGTGGTCCTGAAATAAGTTTGTCACTGGTTGGGGATAATTTGGGAAGTTCGGTCCCCCCAGTGGATGCAAAAAAAACCCCCAACATTAAATACGGCAATGAGGACTTGCATGAGCAGCCTGCCCTAAGCTCCAGTAGCAGCTCAGTGTTGCCAACCCCAGCATCTACATTGGCAGCTTGTTTCTCCTCTTCAGATCCAGTACCCGTGCCATCTAATGATTCACGGCTCCCAGGTTCTGTGGGTACAATTAAATGTGAAATAGGGAGCCATCATCCTGCAG CTTCAGAGGTTGGTAGCTCTCCGGCACAAGGTAAAGTGGCAAGCAAGACACAGGGAGTTGGGAAAAGTCAGCATTCTGAACTTTCACACTCTTCATCTGCATCAACTCATGGTGGTTCAGGGAGTCGGCCCCCATCTAATTACAGTAGCCGGTCACAACAATTGATTGGCACTCAAAAAG TTGGTACCAATAAAGAGTGGAAACCGAAACCAATCAATTCTGCTGTTGTTCAAGGTCTGGGAACGGCTGGTGCTGCTCCTGCATCTGAGGTTTCTGCCGATTCTGTAGAGGCCCCTTCTCAGTCACAGCTGGTTTCAAGAGTCCTTGATTCGGAAGAAGCAACTTCAAAACTgcagagaaagctagaggaatTCCACCTTCCTCAGCGCAAAGTAGTTATTCTTCCAAATCACATACATGTTCCAGAATCTGAAAGAACCAAGCTGAGTTTTGGAAGTTTTGGGGCCATGTTTGGTGTAAGTACTGGCTATGTGGGTTCCCCTGAGAGTGATAAGAACTCAACACCTTGCTCTGAGACTTCTCAGGTTGTTGAAGAATCTGTGGAGGAACAATCCTCAAG CAATCAAAATGCATTGGCAACTGCTGATGAAGGTGATTATCCTGATCATCCGCAATCACCTCCTCAAGTATCTGAAAATATATCAACTGGTGAGGGGGAAATATCATCCAGTGCGGCCCCAGGACACAATGAATCCAAGCATGACACTGCGTTGCCATCTGGAGGCCATCAGTTCTCGGTGGCTCATACTTCTCCGAACTACAGTTTTGGATTTGTGCCCCCAATTATAGGGAGTCAGCTTGCACCATTTGAAAACTCTGAGTCTCAATCACGTGATGTTTCCCGCCTTCCAGGCTTTGTT gtACAACCACCCTTTGACCCAGCAAGTTATTATGCCCAATATTACCGCTCAGGTGCTGATAGTGATGGCCGCCtttctccttttccttctcctGGGGTTTCCACCAAGTACAATGGGAATGTTGCAGTATTGCCTCAAAGTTCTCAGTCTCCCCAAGAG GGCGGGGTTCTATCTGCAACCGGCCCAACACCATTGGTGACACAGGCTCCTGGGCTTGTACAAAGCACTCAGCAGCCACTTCCTGTCTTTCGACCACCAGCTGGGATGCACATATCTCATTATCCTCCTAACTATATTCCCTACAGTCACTACTTTTCCCCATTCTATGTTCCACCTCCAGCCATCCACCAATATTTGGGCAATGGTGCATTTCCTCAGCAACCTCAAGCCGGTGGTGTGTATCCAGCTTctccagcagcagcagcagccgcAGGAGTTAAATACTCACTGCCACAATACAAAACAGGGACTAATTCAGGGAACTCAGCTCATATGGGAATGGCAAGTGGTTATGGGCCATCTGGTTCTTCCCTGGCTGGTTATAATCAGAGTGCTCCCACAACAGCAGGAAACTCTACTTCTAATGAGGATCTTGCCTCATCTCAGTTCAAGGAAAATAATGTATACATCACGGGACAGCAG AGTGAAGGATCTTCTGTGTGGGTTGCAGCACCTGGCCGAGACATATCCAGCTTAACAAGTTCGTTTTACAACCTTCCTCCTCAGGGTCAGCACATGACTTTCACCCCAACGCAGGCTGGCCATGGTACCTTTGCTGGTCTCTACCACCCTGCGCAAGCAGTAACAGCAGCAGCTGTTCATCCTCTTCTCCAGCAGTCCCAGACCATGGCCGGGGCTGTTGACATGGTGGGACCTGGGGGCAATGTTTATCAACAGCCTCAACATGCACAAATGAACTGGCCGAGTAACTACTGA